A DNA window from Anaeromicrobium sediminis contains the following coding sequences:
- the priA gene encoding primosomal protein N' — MKLFANLIVNNKSKNTDMEYTYEIPDHLADIVQKGSKVIVPFGKINNIIEAYVLDIYENKEAPFKNTKKIKDVVEEDSILTKELIGLCKWMKEKYLCTYMEAIRCVIPRGSSLKIKKEIQLNEENYINYNTNSKIEQHIIDYLKEKGKSTYTNLIKNVKYKSIYEPLKRLENRKIITITEKLIRDAKELSTKIVEIQDINYENLNKRAKKQIEIMDYLKVHKRDTLNNLKKSIGLSNNGPINSLVEKNLIRVYEERKFRTVYDHVDKIKRHVNLTEEQVKAINKVEPFLDKEKYKTFLIHGVTGSGKTEVYVDLINKVLKEGKEAIILVPEISLATQMIRRIKGVFGHVVGILHSRLSLGERLDEWEKIRKGHVKIVIGARSAIFSPFKNLGIIIIDEEHEYSYKSENRPRYHTIEVAKFRAIKNQCPLILGSATPSIEAYYKAINKEYEKIELISRYNKKPLPKVTVVDMREELKMGNKSIFSQALYEELEKNVKNKKQSILFLNRRGHSTFISCRNCGYVLKCPKCDVSLTYHSKKGGVTCHYCGFKTSPPQICPECRSKYIKYFGAGTEKIENMTKKLFPKAKIGRLDLDTTSKKGSMDNILESFKNGEIDILIGTQMVAKGLDFPNVTLVGVIAADISLNIPDFRSSERTFQLITQVAGRAGRGEDEGRVIVQTYSPEHFALQNAQNHDYTSFYNEEILMRKVANYPPYCNIVNIIFSGEDEREIIKVAQDFADRIKLNMNNEKMSSDNEIYGPNPALISKVKLKHRWQLIIKTVDQNLIRGIINYVDTNFRRDERGRVLISIDINPYSML, encoded by the coding sequence ATGAAGTTATTTGCAAATTTAATAGTTAATAATAAAAGTAAAAATACAGATATGGAATATACTTATGAAATACCAGACCATCTAGCAGATATAGTACAAAAGGGTTCTAAGGTAATAGTTCCCTTTGGTAAAATAAATAATATTATAGAAGCATATGTACTGGATATATATGAAAATAAAGAAGCTCCATTTAAAAATACTAAAAAAATAAAAGATGTGGTAGAAGAGGATAGTATTTTAACAAAGGAATTAATAGGTCTTTGCAAATGGATGAAGGAAAAGTATTTATGTACTTATATGGAAGCCATAAGGTGTGTAATTCCAAGGGGATCTTCTTTAAAAATAAAAAAAGAAATTCAATTGAATGAGGAAAATTATATTAACTATAATACAAATTCTAAAATTGAACAACATATTATTGATTACCTTAAAGAAAAGGGGAAGAGTACATATACTAATTTAATTAAAAATGTAAAATATAAAAGTATATATGAGCCCTTAAAGAGATTAGAAAATAGAAAAATAATAACTATAACAGAAAAGTTAATAAGAGATGCAAAAGAATTAAGTACTAAAATTGTGGAAATACAAGACATAAACTACGAAAACTTAAATAAAAGGGCAAAAAAACAAATAGAAATAATGGACTATTTAAAGGTACATAAAAGGGATACACTAAATAACTTGAAAAAGTCTATAGGTCTATCTAACAATGGACCTATAAATAGTTTAGTAGAAAAAAATTTAATAAGGGTATATGAAGAAAGAAAGTTTAGAACTGTTTATGATCATGTAGATAAAATTAAAAGACATGTAAATTTAACAGAAGAACAAGTTAAAGCTATTAATAAAGTAGAACCCTTTTTAGATAAAGAAAAATACAAGACCTTTTTAATTCATGGAGTCACAGGAAGTGGCAAGACTGAAGTTTATGTAGATTTAATAAACAAGGTATTAAAAGAGGGAAAAGAGGCAATTATTTTGGTCCCTGAAATATCCTTAGCTACTCAGATGATAAGAAGAATAAAAGGTGTATTTGGACATGTGGTAGGTATACTCCATAGTAGATTATCTTTAGGTGAAAGACTGGATGAATGGGAAAAAATAAGAAAAGGCCATGTGAAGATTGTAATTGGAGCAAGAAGTGCCATATTTAGCCCATTTAAAAACTTAGGAATAATAATAATAGACGAAGAACATGAATATAGCTACAAATCAGAAAATAGACCTAGATATCATACAATAGAAGTGGCCAAGTTTAGAGCTATAAAAAACCAATGTCCCTTAATTTTAGGTTCAGCTACTCCATCTATAGAAGCTTATTATAAGGCTATTAATAAAGAATATGAAAAAATAGAATTAATTAGTAGATATAATAAAAAGCCATTACCGAAAGTTACGGTGGTGGATATGAGAGAAGAACTGAAAATGGGGAATAAAAGTATATTCAGTCAAGCTTTATATGAAGAATTAGAGAAAAATGTGAAAAATAAAAAACAAAGTATTTTGTTTCTAAATAGAAGGGGACATTCTACATTTATATCCTGTAGGAACTGTGGATATGTATTGAAATGCCCTAAATGTGATGTATCTCTTACGTATCATTCAAAAAAAGGTGGGGTTACCTGTCATTATTGTGGATTTAAAACTAGTCCTCCACAGATTTGTCCTGAATGTAGAAGTAAGTATATAAAATATTTCGGAGCTGGAACTGAGAAAATAGAGAATATGACTAAAAAACTCTTTCCAAAGGCTAAAATAGGTAGACTAGATCTAGATACCACATCTAAAAAGGGATCTATGGATAACATATTGGAAAGCTTTAAAAATGGAGAAATAGATATATTAATAGGTACTCAAATGGTTGCTAAAGGACTAGATTTTCCTAATGTGACCTTAGTAGGAGTCATAGCAGCAGACATAAGTTTGAACATTCCTGATTTTAGATCATCTGAAAGAACTTTTCAATTAATAACTCAGGTGGCAGGACGGGCTGGACGAGGTGAAGATGAAGGACGAGTTATAGTACAGACCTACTCTCCAGAACATTTTGCCCTTCAAAATGCCCAAAATCATGATTACACAAGTTTTTATAATGAAGAAATATTAATGAGGAAAGTTGCTAATTATCCACCCTATTGTAATATTGTAAACATAATATTTTCTGGAGAAGATGAAAGGGAGATAATAAAAGTAGCACAGGATTTTGCAGATAGAATTAAGCTTAATATGAATAATGAAAAAATGTCTAGTGACAATGAAATCTATGGGCCTAATCCTGCATTAATATCTAAAGTAAAGCTAAAACATAGATGGCAGTTGATCATTAAAACTGTTGACCAAAACCTAATTAGGGGTATAATAAATTATGTAGATACTAATTTTAGACGAGATGAAAGAGGTAGAGTATTAATTAGTATTGATATAAACCCATATAGTATGCTTTAA
- the def gene encoding peptide deformylase — translation MAIRNILKDGDPTLRKKSRVVQKIGEREITLIEDMIDTMYNANGVGLAAPQVGVLKRIIVIDIGDGLIELINPEIIHSEEEQIDQEGCLSVPGVTGEVSRPKKVVARGLNRKGELIEVEGEDLMARAICHEIDHLEGILFTDKVIK, via the coding sequence ATGGCAATAAGAAATATTTTAAAAGATGGAGATCCAACTTTAAGAAAAAAATCTAGAGTTGTACAAAAAATAGGTGAAAGAGAAATTACCTTAATAGAGGATATGATAGATACTATGTATAATGCCAATGGGGTGGGTCTAGCAGCACCACAAGTTGGAGTATTAAAAAGAATTATAGTGATAGACATAGGAGATGGATTAATAGAACTTATAAATCCAGAAATAATACATTCTGAAGAAGAACAAATTGACCAAGAAGGGTGCCTAAGTGTGCCAGGAGTTACAGGGGAAGTAAGTAGACCTAAGAAGGTAGTAGCAAGAGGATTAAATAGAAAAGGTGAATTGATAGAGGTTGAAGGAGAAGACCTAATGGCAAGAGCAATTTGCCATGAAATTGATCACTTAGAAGGAATATTATTCACAGATAAAGTAATTAAGTAG
- a CDS encoding DUF116 domain-containing protein, protein MKNNNLLFIRILFLIMVIVVGVGALALYLINSSNLVLYKIILSIILIISFLVTSFILITSIILINLVKKKSISNFQKSYLIKTIRYIYVPVLYLANILNIDKNKIRGVFAQINNRIVLSTEMKIDPEHILVLLPHCIQKSSCPHRVTTNIENCKKCGQCNIDGIVRLKEKYNINVVVSTGGTLARKIIKETHPKAIIAVACERDLSAGILDVRKIPVIGVLNERPEGPCINTRVSIDKIEDSINYLLGKE, encoded by the coding sequence ATGAAAAATAATAATTTGTTATTTATAAGAATTCTTTTCTTGATTATGGTAATAGTAGTTGGCGTAGGGGCTTTAGCCTTATATTTAATTAATTCTAGCAATCTAGTATTATACAAGATTATTTTGAGTATAATACTAATAATTTCATTTTTAGTAACTTCTTTTATTTTAATAACTAGTATTATTTTAATAAATTTAGTTAAGAAAAAAAGTATATCTAATTTTCAAAAATCTTATTTGATAAAGACTATAAGATATATATACGTTCCTGTATTATATCTAGCTAATATATTAAATATAGATAAAAATAAAATTAGAGGGGTATTTGCTCAAATAAATAATAGAATTGTATTATCTACAGAGATGAAAATAGATCCGGAGCATATATTAGTCCTATTGCCCCACTGTATTCAAAAGTCTAGTTGCCCCCATAGAGTTACTACTAATATAGAAAATTGTAAAAAATGTGGACAATGCAACATTGATGGCATAGTTAGGCTAAAGGAAAAGTACAATATAAATGTAGTTGTGTCTACAGGTGGAACTTTGGCTAGGAAAATAATAAAAGAGACCCATCCTAAAGCAATTATAGCAGTTGCTTGTGAAAGGGACCTAAGTGCGGGCATATTGGATGTAAGAAAGATCCCAGTAATTGGTGTGTTAAATGAAAGGCCAGAAGGGCCTTGCATCAATACGAGAGTAAGTATTGATAAAATAGAAGATAGCATAAATTATTTGCTTGGGAAGGAGTAG
- a CDS encoding Stp1/IreP family PP2C-type Ser/Thr phosphatase, with translation MRLGACTHKGKVRDLNEDAFYVTENDIQLFAVADGMGGHNAGEVASETAIHTIAEYINKNKEMINSKDSILALLKEAVQKANEHVYHKAEKNTGYKGMGTTLTVALLLTKIYLAHVGDSRAYLIEEEKISQITDDHSLVAELLKNGTITEDEAKVHPQRNMITRAIGTDKKVKIDLYSSPVKKGDILVLCTDGLSNLMEDWEIRDKFLKSPSIDLACNELVQLANDRGGVDNITVIAVQI, from the coding sequence ATGAGATTAGGAGCTTGTACTCATAAGGGTAAGGTAAGGGACTTAAATGAGGACGCTTTTTATGTAACTGAAAATGATATACAGCTCTTTGCTGTGGCGGATGGTATGGGTGGCCATAATGCAGGAGAAGTGGCAAGTGAAACAGCTATACATACTATAGCTGAATATATTAATAAAAATAAAGAGATGATTAATTCTAAGGACAGTATATTAGCTTTATTAAAGGAAGCTGTACAAAAGGCTAATGAACATGTTTATCATAAAGCTGAAAAGAATACAGGATATAAGGGAATGGGCACTACTTTGACTGTTGCACTTTTATTAACTAAGATTTATTTAGCCCATGTAGGAGATAGTAGGGCATATCTTATAGAAGAGGAAAAAATTAGTCAAATAACAGATGATCACTCTCTAGTGGCTGAGTTGTTAAAAAATGGAACTATTACAGAGGATGAAGCTAAAGTTCATCCCCAAAGAAATATGATAACTCGTGCTATAGGAACGGATAAAAAGGTGAAAATTGACCTTTATTCTAGTCCTGTTAAAAAGGGAGACATATTAGTTCTATGTACAGATGGTCTATCAAATTTAATGGAGGATTGGGAGATTAGGGACAAGTTTTTAAAGAGTCCTTCAATTGATCTTGCGTGCAATGAATTAGTCCAGTTGGCCAATGATAGAGGTGGCGTAGATAATATAACCGTAATAGCTGTACAGATATAG
- the rpoZ gene encoding DNA-directed RNA polymerase subunit omega, translated as MLNPSINDLMSKVDSRYTLVVAASKRAREIIEGEESLIRVASNKPVTIATHEIAQDKVHYERDEEDL; from the coding sequence ATGTTAAATCCATCAATAAATGACTTAATGTCAAAGGTAGATAGCAGATACACACTAGTGGTAGCTGCATCTAAAAGAGCTAGAGAAATAATAGAAGGTGAAGAGAGTTTAATTAGAGTAGCATCTAATAAGCCTGTTACCATAGCAACCCATGAGATTGCACAGGATAAAGTTCACTATGAAAGAGATGAGGAAGACCTGTAA
- the fmt gene encoding methionyl-tRNA formyltransferase, producing MRIIFMGTPDFAVPCLDVVAKEHELLAVVTQPDRPKGRGKKLAAPPVKEKALEYGVKVYQPQRVRNEEFINTIKEYKPDCIVVVAFGQILPKELLDIPKFGCINVHASLLPKYRGAAPINWAIINGEKTTGVTTMYMDVGLDTGDMILKSEVEIGQMTAGELHDELMIDGAELLKSTLKEISENKAPREKQKDEESSYAPIMDKKLGEIDWNKTNEDIRNLIRGVNPWPSAYSTYDGVKFKIWNCELKNVDDEKGKNGEILHVSKEGILVKTSTGALLITEIQFPNSKRMKVDAYLRGNDLEKGIILGA from the coding sequence ATGAGAATTATATTTATGGGAACACCAGATTTTGCAGTCCCTTGCTTAGATGTGGTAGCAAAGGAACACGAATTATTAGCTGTGGTAACCCAGCCAGATAGACCTAAGGGACGAGGGAAAAAACTTGCAGCACCTCCTGTAAAGGAAAAAGCCCTAGAGTATGGTGTAAAAGTATATCAACCACAAAGAGTAAGAAATGAGGAATTTATAAACACAATTAAAGAATATAAACCTGATTGTATTGTAGTAGTAGCCTTTGGTCAAATTCTACCAAAGGAATTATTAGATATACCAAAGTTTGGATGTATTAATGTTCACGCATCCTTATTACCTAAATATAGGGGAGCAGCTCCAATAAACTGGGCCATAATTAATGGAGAAAAAACTACTGGTGTAACGACCATGTATATGGATGTGGGCCTAGATACTGGAGATATGATTTTGAAAAGTGAAGTAGAAATAGGCCAAATGACCGCTGGGGAATTGCACGACGAGTTAATGATTGATGGTGCTGAGCTTTTAAAATCCACATTGAAGGAAATTAGTGAAAATAAGGCTCCTAGGGAAAAGCAAAAGGATGAAGAAAGTTCTTATGCACCTATTATGGACAAAAAATTAGGAGAAATAGATTGGAATAAAACTAATGAGGATATAAGAAACCTAATAAGGGGAGTTAATCCTTGGCCAAGTGCATATAGTACTTATGATGGAGTTAAGTTTAAGATTTGGAATTGTGAACTTAAAAATGTAGATGATGAAAAAGGAAAAAATGGAGAAATTCTACATGTGAGTAAAGAGGGGATTTTAGTAAAAACTTCTACAGGAGCCCTTTTAATAACTGAAATCCAATTTCCAAATAGTAAAAGGATGAAAGTAGATGCATACTTAAGAGGTAATGATTTAGAAAAGGGAATTATTTTAGGAGCATAA
- the rsmB gene encoding 16S rRNA (cytosine(967)-C(5))-methyltransferase RsmB has product MDKVNARKIALDILNDIEENKAYSNISIRKHLRDRNISKVDRNLIRELVYGVLENKIYLDYGIRSYSKIRLKKIDKSILNVLRMSFYQLIYLDKIPKFAVVDEAVNMSKKINFKTKGFVNALLRNFIRNDLKISVDKIKSDEIEYLSVIYSHPQWLVERWLKEFGRDFTKDLLKANNETPKLTVRINTLKVKKDDLIDELKKEKIRVAECTYVEEGLTLEGVSNLDKLKAFKEGKFQVQDESSMLVSKILNPKAGDKILDVCSAPGGKATHMAQIMNNKGQIVARDIHEHKLKLIHENSNRLGINIIKTQKWDATNLDESQINKYDKVLVDAPCSGLGIIRRKPELKYNKTSEDISSISELQLEILNIASKYVKLGGTLLYSTCTIEKVENDLVVEKFLNSNKNFIVEKIEEESVLNLVGDNGFVKLYPNMEKTDGFFIAKLKKIT; this is encoded by the coding sequence ATGGATAAAGTAAACGCTAGAAAAATAGCATTAGATATTTTAAATGATATTGAGGAGAATAAAGCTTATTCTAATATATCCATAAGAAAACATTTAAGAGATAGAAATATATCTAAAGTAGATAGAAATTTAATTAGAGAGTTAGTATATGGTGTATTGGAGAATAAGATATATTTAGATTATGGTATAAGATCCTATTCAAAGATAAGATTAAAAAAAATAGATAAATCTATTTTGAATGTACTGAGAATGTCATTTTATCAACTTATATATTTAGATAAAATTCCTAAATTTGCTGTAGTTGATGAAGCTGTAAATATGAGTAAAAAAATAAATTTTAAGACTAAGGGATTTGTGAATGCACTACTTAGGAATTTTATAAGAAACGATTTGAAAATAAGCGTAGATAAGATTAAGAGCGATGAAATAGAATATCTGTCTGTAATATATTCTCATCCTCAGTGGCTAGTTGAAAGATGGTTAAAGGAATTTGGAAGGGATTTTACTAAAGATTTACTTAAAGCTAATAATGAAACCCCAAAACTAACTGTAAGAATCAATACATTAAAAGTAAAAAAAGATGATCTAATAGATGAGCTGAAAAAAGAAAAAATAAGGGTAGCAGAGTGTACATATGTGGAAGAAGGATTAACGTTAGAAGGAGTTTCTAACTTAGATAAATTAAAGGCTTTCAAAGAGGGAAAATTTCAAGTACAAGATGAAAGTTCCATGTTAGTAAGTAAAATTTTAAATCCTAAGGCAGGAGATAAAATTTTAGATGTATGTTCTGCACCTGGTGGCAAGGCTACACATATGGCTCAAATAATGAATAATAAAGGACAAATTGTAGCTAGAGACATTCATGAGCATAAATTGAAGCTTATACATGAGAATTCTAATAGATTAGGAATTAATATAATAAAGACTCAGAAGTGGGATGCTACCAATTTAGATGAATCTCAAATAAATAAGTATGATAAAGTTTTAGTAGATGCCCCTTGTAGTGGTCTTGGAATTATAAGACGAAAACCTGAATTAAAATATAATAAAACTAGTGAGGATATTAGTAGTATAAGTGAATTACAACTTGAAATTTTAAATATAGCATCAAAGTATGTGAAGCTTGGGGGTACATTACTATATAGTACATGTACCATTGAAAAGGTGGAAAATGACCTGGTTGTGGAAAAGTTTTTAAATTCAAACAAGAATTTTATAGTGGAAAAAATTGAAGAAGAAAGTGTCCTAAATTTAGTTGGGGATAATGGTTTTGTAAAATTATATCCTAATATGGAAAAAACAGATGGTTTTTTCATTGCAAAATTAAAAAAAATAACATAG
- the gmk gene encoding guanylate kinase — protein sequence MRTGQLIVISGPSGAGKGTVCKQLLREIENLKISVSATTRDPREGEVNGINYHFTEKEVFLKGIEEDKFLEHAKVYDNYYGTPKKYVMKEIENGNNVLLEIDIQGALQVKEKYPEGVFIFILPPSMQELKNRIVGRGTETAEAIEKRFKSAYEEIKYVEKYDYCVVNDKVELAVERIKAIITAETCKVKHDIEEIISKFREESIC from the coding sequence ATGAGAACGGGACAACTAATAGTCATATCTGGACCCTCTGGCGCGGGAAAAGGTACGGTATGTAAGCAACTATTAAGAGAAATAGAAAATTTAAAAATATCTGTTTCGGCAACTACGAGAGATCCTCGTGAAGGAGAAGTAAATGGCATAAATTATCATTTCACAGAAAAAGAAGTGTTTTTAAAGGGAATAGAAGAAGATAAATTTCTAGAGCATGCGAAAGTATATGATAATTATTATGGAACTCCTAAGAAATATGTAATGAAAGAAATTGAAAATGGAAACAATGTATTATTAGAGATAGATATACAAGGAGCTTTGCAGGTAAAAGAAAAATACCCAGAAGGTGTATTTATATTCATATTGCCACCTTCTATGCAAGAATTAAAAAATAGAATAGTTGGTAGGGGAACTGAAACAGCAGAAGCTATAGAAAAGAGATTTAAAAGCGCCTATGAAGAAATTAAGTATGTTGAAAAATATGACTATTGTGTAGTAAATGATAAAGTAGAGTTGGCAGTTGAGAGAATAAAAGCTATAATTACTGCAGAAACTTGTAAGGTTAAGCATGATATAGAAGAAATTATAAGTAAATTTAGGGAGGAATCAATATGTTAA
- the pknB gene encoding Stk1 family PASTA domain-containing Ser/Thr kinase, giving the protein MIGKVLGDRYELIERIGGGGMALVYKAKCNLLNRYVAVKILRPEFESDEEFIKSFRQESQSAASLSHHNIVNIYDVGKENDTDYIVMEYVENKTLKQIIKEEGPLNSNRVIKIGKQIALALEHAHSNHIIHRDIKPHNILVTSNDTAKVTDFGIARAVTSSTITNAGNVIGSVHYFSPEQARGGYISEKSDIYSLGIVLYEMATGTLPFEGEKPLSVALKHINEEVQDPRKVNKSIPKALADIILKATQREQSKRYENAMELYKDLDIALQKPMGNFVDLLDKGDSPTVVIPAIDEEQIISKSKKNKKENNRVIIWSAILLAFVSALMVTVGGIYLKDILFVKEVNVPGVVGLSEDDAKKELLKLGLKAEAATTRFSNEYEKGYVIEQDPKEGIKRKEGYPVNLILSKGKELVEAPNLINKNIESIDITLENAKLKEGKVKYEYSSMPVGIIVDQEPRGGQMVEIDSQINLVVSQGIQTKTILMPTLVGKPLKEVKKTIEASGLILGKVEYKESEEEKDIVIWQNLKGGTEVEENQVVNLSVSEGSSIRQPSEEDEFQMKSISFRLYYDQANNENFRLKIVKIQNGIPIVVHDKMHNKSMSGKEKIAIEGRGKASIDIYFDDVLIADKQIDFETGNIDD; this is encoded by the coding sequence ATGATAGGAAAAGTTTTAGGAGATAGATATGAATTAATAGAAAGAATAGGTGGAGGTGGAATGGCTTTAGTGTATAAGGCCAAATGTAACCTTTTAAATAGATATGTTGCTGTAAAAATACTAAGACCAGAGTTTGAAAGTGATGAGGAATTTATCAAATCTTTTAGACAAGAGTCTCAATCAGCTGCTAGTTTGTCCCATCATAATATTGTAAATATATATGATGTGGGGAAAGAAAATGATACGGATTATATAGTTATGGAATATGTGGAGAATAAGACTTTAAAGCAAATTATTAAAGAAGAAGGTCCATTGAATTCTAATAGAGTAATCAAGATAGGTAAACAAATAGCCCTAGCTCTTGAACATGCCCATAGTAACCATATTATTCATAGGGACATTAAACCCCATAATATTTTAGTAACTTCAAATGATACGGCAAAGGTAACAGATTTTGGAATAGCTAGAGCTGTAACTTCATCTACAATAACCAATGCGGGAAATGTTATAGGATCAGTTCATTATTTCTCTCCAGAACAAGCTAGAGGAGGGTACATTTCAGAAAAATCAGACATTTACTCTTTGGGAATAGTCCTTTATGAAATGGCCACGGGCACATTGCCTTTTGAAGGGGAGAAACCTCTTAGTGTAGCATTGAAACACATAAATGAAGAGGTGCAAGATCCAAGAAAAGTAAATAAAAGTATTCCAAAAGCTTTAGCTGATATAATATTGAAAGCAACACAAAGGGAACAAAGCAAAAGATATGAAAATGCCATGGAATTATATAAGGATTTAGATATAGCACTACAAAAGCCAATGGGAAACTTTGTGGACTTATTAGATAAGGGAGATTCCCCTACAGTGGTGATTCCTGCCATAGATGAAGAGCAGATCATAAGTAAGAGTAAAAAAAATAAAAAAGAAAATAATCGAGTGATAATTTGGTCAGCCATATTATTAGCTTTTGTAAGTGCTCTAATGGTAACAGTAGGGGGTATATATCTTAAGGATATATTATTTGTAAAAGAAGTAAATGTACCTGGTGTAGTAGGATTAAGTGAAGATGATGCTAAGAAAGAATTATTAAAACTGGGTCTAAAGGCAGAGGCAGCCACTACCAGATTTAGCAATGAATATGAAAAGGGATATGTAATAGAACAAGACCCTAAGGAAGGAATTAAGAGAAAAGAAGGATATCCAGTAAATTTAATACTCAGTAAGGGAAAAGAATTAGTAGAAGCTCCAAACTTAATAAACAAAAACATTGAGAGTATTGATATAACCTTGGAAAATGCAAAATTAAAAGAAGGTAAGGTTAAATATGAATATAGTTCTATGCCTGTAGGAATAATTGTTGATCAAGAGCCTAGGGGTGGACAAATGGTTGAAATTGATTCCCAGATTAATTTGGTAGTAAGTCAAGGAATTCAAACAAAGACCATATTAATGCCTACGTTGGTAGGAAAGCCCCTTAAGGAAGTTAAAAAGACCATAGAAGCATCTGGTCTTATACTTGGTAAGGTTGAATACAAGGAAAGTGAAGAAGAAAAGGACATAGTTATTTGGCAAAATCTTAAAGGTGGCACGGAAGTAGAAGAAAATCAAGTTGTTAACTTAAGTGTTAGTGAAGGTAGCTCTATAAGACAACCTTCCGAAGAAGATGAGTTTCAGATGAAGTCAATTTCATTTAGATTGTATTATGACCAAGCTAATAATGAAAATTTCAGATTGAAAATAGTTAAAATCCAAAATGGTATACCAATTGTTGTTCATGATAAAATGCATAATAAATCTATGAGCGGTAAAGAAAAAATTGCCATTGAAGGAAGAGGAAAAGCCTCCATAGATATATATTTTGACGATGTTCTAATAGCAGATAAGCAAATAGATTTTGAAACGGGGAATATAGATGATTAA
- a CDS encoding zinc metallopeptidase → MFYSPYYGFGPGMIFVLIAMVFVTYAQMKVKTTFNKYLQVKNDTGLTGYHVARKILDRNGLGDVSVEMTPGQLTDHYDPRTRVVRLSPYVYKGNTIASISVAAHECGHAIQHGNGYIPLTLRNAIAPIANIGSRFVWILVMAGFVFGATGLIDLGILFYLASVIFQIITLPVELNASSRAIEQMDINGVITVNEIKPCKKVLRAAALTYVGAMAVAIAQLFRLILLRNQRD, encoded by the coding sequence ATGTTTTACAGCCCATATTATGGATTTGGACCAGGAATGATATTCGTTTTAATAGCTATGGTATTTGTTACTTATGCTCAAATGAAGGTTAAAACCACATTCAACAAGTATTTACAAGTGAAAAATGATACGGGGTTAACAGGATATCATGTGGCTAGAAAAATTTTAGATAGAAATGGACTTGGTGATGTATCTGTAGAAATGACACCAGGTCAACTTACAGATCATTATGATCCAAGAACTAGGGTGGTAAGATTATCACCCTATGTATATAAGGGAAATACTATTGCATCTATAAGTGTGGCAGCTCACGAATGTGGCCATGCAATACAACATGGAAATGGATATATTCCCCTTACCTTAAGAAATGCAATTGCACCCATAGCCAATATTGGATCTCGTTTTGTTTGGATATTAGTTATGGCTGGTTTCGTATTTGGAGCTACAGGTCTTATAGATTTGGGAATTTTATTTTACTTGGCATCAGTTATATTTCAAATTATTACTCTACCAGTAGAGTTAAATGCCAGTAGCAGAGCCATTGAACAAATGGATATAAATGGGGTTATAACGGTGAATGAAATTAAACCTTGTAAAAAGGTTTTAAGAGCGGCGGCCCTAACATACGTAGGTGCTATGGCTGTAGCAATCGCACAATTATTTAGATTGATTTTGCTTAGAAATCAACGTGATTAA
- the remA gene encoding extracellular matrix/biofilm regulator RemA has translation MNIKLINIGFGNIVSANRIIAIVSPESAPIKRVIQEARDRGMLIDATYGRRTRAVIITDSDHIILSAVQPETVAHRLVNKEEHSKDCTD, from the coding sequence ATGAATATTAAGCTTATTAATATTGGGTTTGGAAATATAGTATCTGCAAATAGAATAATTGCAATTGTAAGCCCTGAATCAGCACCTATAAAAAGAGTTATTCAAGAGGCAAGAGATAGAGGTATGCTTATAGATGCTACATACGGAAGACGGACAAGGGCTGTTATAATAACAGATAGTGACCACATAATATTATCTGCTGTTCAACCAGAAACTGTAGCACATAGATTAGTAAACAAAGAAGAACATTCAAAGGATTGTACAGATTAG